The window ttttctttgagcTTTCCGTTTGCCGTCGTCCTTTTCGGATTTCGAGCTGGGCGCCATCTCCCTCCGCACTGTTGTCCCCTCGTAGCCGTCACGGAGCGCCCTGATTGGTGGACGGCGCGCACGAGACGGCCCTAGCTCGCCGGCGGACGCGTCCATCGACACCAAAACAAAAGGTCTGACGAAGTTGACGGCAGAGGAGAGATCCTGAGGAAGGACCCGACTCGTGTGACTGTCAGTGCCACGTCCGGCACCACAAATAAAGCTATAATGTGTATCTATATCTACGGCGTGAAATCAAAGGCATCAGAGACATCAAAGGTATTTTATCTGACATGACGTTGAACTTTTGTCTAAAATGGGTGACGACAAATTCTCAAACACAATGTTGGTGAAGACCACACTGgtaatttgaatgttttttttattgtaagtatttaaaaacaacttgtaaaaaataacattaaaagaaaaaaaacagcatagaATAACAAAACccgatggacaaaaaaaagaaaagaaaaaaaaaaggatcttcCAACTATAATGTTTGTTGAAATTAAACTGAGGGCAgtcaagcacacaaacacatgcacgcacacacaccaacttaCCTACATACTATAGATCCGTTGGTGCTTATTACAGCCAACTTGCACACATTTCTCTGTTCAGTAGCATTCACtgtatacagacacacaaccccTGTGAGGAACATAATTAcaatgaataaaattaaaataagaagtCATGGTAGCAGGAAGAAATTCACCTGCAACTTAAACACTGGGaatgtttaaaagaaattcagtaaaaaaaaaaaaaaggaaaacgacCAGAAATTTTGCAACCATTTTTCTTACAAACACAATTTTTGAATATATTCCAAATACTGTTTGACAGTTTGTACCCTCAGGAaatagaagggggggggggagagaaccAGTATAATGTGAGTCAGTGTTGAGATGCTGTTCTGCTAGCTTACAAGAAAAATGCTcattatttcacattaaaaaaaacaaaaacaaaaaaactatctgATGTATTACAAGgtgacagtgaagtgaaagGGTAAACTGGATAGTCCCAAGTAGTGCTTTGATCAATGCATGGGCAAAATGCgttccctttttcctttcttcgaattttactttaaaaaacaaatgaggaggTGTGACATAGAAAATGTCAGTGTGGATGATGAGCCATGGTCTTgtctttttaaatccaaaaggGAAATCCtcttgacagaaaaaacaaacaagtccagAGAACCATCGCAACCGTCCAACAGTCCAAACCACTTGTTTACTGGCCCTGAAGAgagacatcacacacaaaatataattaaatctgtctttgttttatgaagaaatgtgaaaaatctatatctatatgtaCATGTTAAGTTTCTAATAatcacacaatttaaaaaatgttgtattggtatttcttttgtttcaaagACATTTGTCTATTCTAAATAGTACATTTTAACCTTTTGGGTTTTCGACTGATGGTCTGTTAATGAACATCTTTAATATCCTCCGTCACAGTTTCTCATTCTAGAAACAAAAAGGCTCAGAGGACAGCTGAAAAACCTTTCTATGAAATTGATAATAAATATCTTTGCCAGTAAATATATTCTTAACATCTAATTGTATTTCTCCATAGTAGtaacaaaattaattttcaacatTGGCTATACATGCGTTACCTGTTGTCCCTGCTGCTGAGCAGCTTGTCCAGGTGCCTGCCCTCCCTGTCCATAATAGGCAGCCTGCTGTCTGTAGTACTCCGCCCAGGCTGCACTGTAGTCCTGCTGcccttcagctgcagctcctcctcctgcggcggctgctgctgctgctgctgcaacagctggagcagctgctgctccaccagctgGCTGGgctgggaaaacaaaaaatacataaaacagtTATAATTTGCAGAATAATTAATTTGATAGCACATGGTACTGGGAATACTGACAGCGCATTTGATGAATGCAACTTAACAGGCTGactgttattttgttgattcTAAAGACAATTAAATTTGTGGATCTCTCAATGGATTTGTATCAGAATTTGTGTCCGATTTAATCTAAAGGTCCGTTTTCAATCCATTTTTGATTTTGGAAGTAAatcttataaaataaaataaaaactaggTTGTCAGTTTTAAGATGCAACATTCATATTCTTATAAGaatgtgcttttatttcacTGCTTTACAGGTCATTCATCAGGGATGTTAAAATGTTAACGCTATGTTCACTCTAAcgaccaaaaaaacacattctgacaAATCTGTGTTTCAGTAGCTCTCACTTACTCATGCCCATCTTCTTATAGTACTCCTCCCAGGCCTTTGTGTAGTCTGGCTGGCCTCCTGCGCTCTGTGCAGCTTGGCTCTGGTCTCCTGGCGCTGCAGCGGCAGGGGCTCCTGGAGCCTGCCCTGGCATGGCGCCCCCTGGCTGCTGGCCATAGTATTGTGCATAGTATGCTGCCCATGCTGCATTTGGGTCTGCTGCTGCCTTACCTAATGAACGGagggtaaatataaaaaaattcaatgaaaagaaaaatttgcCGTTTTTGAGGTtaagtttgaaaacacaataGAGTGGAAAATAGAAgtgcacaaaacaaatcactcacTGGGGTCATGTGGGCCTGGGGCTTGCCACTGCTGATAGTTATTTCCCCAACCCTGAGGACAATACTGGGGACCACCAGGTGCAGCTCCACTGCAGAGACGGACAGGACAGTGTAAGTACATGAAAGGCTTCTTTATCtcttttattcacatttaaacacTCCTGCATTCAAGAGCTGCTCGTGGGTTATACTTACTGGGGAGCGCCACCAGGAGGCCCTGGATTATATGGGTTGGGGTTATAGGGACCCATtggtccacctggtccacctggtccTCCTGGGCCAGGACCCGGACCACCACCCACTGGACACAATGGTGCCTGGCGAAATAACAGGAAGAAGCCAATTTGAGAAGTGAAATAGCTGTGTTATTCTTTGTGCAGCTGTTTGAACCGTTTTTGTCTTTACTCTGAGCCACTTAAACATACCTCAATCTTCTCTTCTATGAGCTGTTTCGCGTGGTCAATCTGTTGTGGGGACCCTCGGATAATAAACAGTTTGAAGTTTGGGTCACCGTTTGGCGGTGGCTGACGAGATATTTCCACAAATGCACCGGTCTGTTGGTTGATGGACTTGAcgttctcccctcctctgccaATGACGAGTCCACATTTGTGAGCGGGAATGGAGAAGGTCATCTCTCCTCCCGGAGGACCCCAGTTCCCTTGGCCTCTACCTCGCCCTCGGCCACCGGGTGGCATCCCTGCACCGGGACCTGGGTGGCCCTGTGGAATAAACAGGTTTAATGgtttctgtgtatgaagtgcaacacTTAAAATATATCATGTCTGCCAATTGTCTCTTTACTTACCCCCtgcccaccctcctctctggcACGGATGCTCTGTAGAAGTTCAGTGATGACTGAAGCAGCGTGCTGACACTGGTCTGGTGGACCCATAATATGAGCGATTTTCTCAGGACCCGTACCATCATCTGTAAGGAATGACAGGGACATGTAGGTTTACCATTGAGGGCTTataacaaaaatcaaaacagacaaacattaaGGATTGAAGAAATCCATCTAAATCGTATTTTTGAGAAACTTCACTTCAGTTTCAATGACATGGAGCCATAAGGATAATAAGGATAGCAAGagtgaaataaatacaattttaaatgacTAATGGACTAAAGCAGTGAgcattttaagattttaagtAGATTGAAGATTGACTGAAGTAGGCACCTTGTTTTACAACAAAGTTGTAGAAGTATAATTggtattattatcataattggTATTTTAAATTGTCGGGcattttatgttatatttatgACATGCAATGACATATGACGCAGTTTAAAATTCCAAACATGTTTTGAGAGTTCACCTGGTTTAAACTGTATCTTCACTCCAGCATCGCTCTGGATCTTCTTAATCATCTCCCCATTGCGGCCGATCACGACTCCCACAGAGTGGCGGGGCACAGCGATCTGAagaattcaaaaagaaaatgtgagacCGATCCATTAATCATGTAATGGTGATCTTGCGTCATATTGTATATTCAGTTTAAATACAAAGTTTACTTACATcaataccaccaccaccaccaccattaccaccaccaccaccacctcctcctcctcctcctcctcccatccttGATCCGTATTCAGTCCTCTCTCCAAATCCAGCATGATCCCTTTCTCGTAGAATCTCATTGACCATGTCTTTTGCTTGctacacaacaaacacaacggAAGACACAGTGAGGGCGTAAGCAAGGACAAAAGCGAGCAACagacatttttcctcttcagcAAAACTTTCTTCACATTGTACCTGCACTTTGTAGGGGTCTCCAATGATGCGTAGGGGTTTATCTACGTTTGGTGGCTGGGATCCATCTTGAATAAGAATCATTTTAACTCCAGCTCGCTCCTAAGAATTTGTAGGCGCAATTTATTACATTGATTACAGACAACAGATTAACCTAAACTTTCTTTAAGAAGTTACCACTTTTCAGTTTGCGCTAAAATCTCAGATTATTCGATTATATTACAGACTTTTCCCCATAATTTTCTTTCTAATATTTGTAGAGTAGAGATAAGTTGCCTTTTGATTCTCACCTGTAGCTGTCTGATGGTCTCTCCTCCTTTGCCTATGATGAGGCCAGCCTTGCCAGCAGGGATTATCATCTCCTGCATGGAACCCGCCTGTCCATTGGTCGACTCGTGGCCCCTGGACACTATGTCGTCTATAAGTGCCTTGGCTCTCCTGCAggtaaattaatttgaaaaatggaGGAATTATAtgattgagaaaaaaaggttgcCGAATACATGGGTCACAATATTCTGACTTTTATAGGCAGTGCAAGCAGCTCCAACTGCATCTACAGTATACCAGTCTTAAGACAGCTGCAGCTTTTAACAGGCACATGTGAAAAATTAAGTCTGAGAGCTCTTGCTGAGATATCTCTATAATCCATTTCTGATATACTGCACAGTTGAGAAGCAAAGGGATTTTATTTAAGTGCAAATATAAGTGTAAATATAAGTGTGAAAAATCCTTCATGGCTGACAAATATATCAATGAGGACACTTTTGAACATTCGGATTAACTTTTAAGGCTGTTAACAACCACTCACTTCTAAATATCACAGCGATGTATGGGGTAGAatctaatcatcatcatctgtaaTCTAAGATTACAGTAAGGAAAATAACTAGCGTAATGTTTCCCAGTCTTAGCAAACAAAATCTTTTATACAGCTTTGTGTAGAGGAAGTGCTGCCTTTGTAAGAAAGGCCCCAGTTGTGCAAGTCTTTGTCATTCCACAACTAAACAGCAAATGGTTGCAAAAGCTGTATTAGTTAATTTCCTTAGCTAAAACTAAACTTTGTCTTTGACAGTAGAGTGCAGTAGTCGCCATCGCAAACTGTTTAACAAATTAATATGAACACCAACTTACTCTATGGCATCTGGTGAACCTGTCAGAGAGACACTTCTGTCTGGAAGTCCTGCACTGTCTGTGaatcaatgtaaaaatgtgcGTCAGTCCAAGAGAAGCTGGAAAACCCATGATACTGTTGATTAAGCAACAATGGGGGCAGCACATAGCTCACCATGCGCAATCTGGACCTTGCAGCCAGAATCCTGTTGTATTTTGTTGATCTGTTCACCTCCTCGGCCAATGACTTCAGGGACAACAGCGAACACGTTGCGATTTTAAGTTATACAGCGACAAAGGCATTATTTGTatggattaaaataaaaatctatgtGCATATACTCACTGAGGCCGACCATGCCATCGGGCACTCTGAGCTCCTCCGACATTGTAGAGGGTCGAACACTAAAGACAGGTGAAAGAAATACAGTCATTTAATACAAACTATCTCATCTCTGTCATAACCATAAGCTGCAAAAGTGTCCAtgtaaaggaaaaggaaaaataactACACACCTTTGTTGGGACAGAGCAGCCAGCTGAGCTCCAATTGCTGTAAGAGAAGCACAAACTGGTGAGTGGTTGGAAACTGAGCCAGGGAGTTTGTAATAGGATCAACGTGGGTATGCAACGTACACAATGAGGAATCTCTTTCACTCTGTGATGCTACCTTCTTGGCGTCGGGTTCATCTGAAAACAGACCAAAAAGTGAGTCTCACGTGTGGGACAGACAAATGCAGACGTACTTTTTGCCCGTTCGTGCTGGGGTTTTTACCTGCTTCTTCCAGGGCTCGTTTCTGTGCTGTGAACGGGTAACTCTCAGCTCCTCCGTTGTTACTTGCTGGGGGCACACCGTCTCCACCAATCTTAGCTGCAATCTACGAAGAGGTAAACAACTGGATGAGGCTTCTGCAAAACGCCATGAAACTAGAACGCACACCGCCGTCAAGGCCCGAAAATAACCGACGAACTGGAGTGCAacccatgcattattccctaaaaatgggggaaaaaatgctaGTACGGTTAAATCTTTTAAGACTAATGAATTGATCTTGAAAAGAATACGACGAGACAAGCGGCTGCAACCCGAACCTCGTTAACTACAAAGACGAGTAATGTGTTGCTGTGGCTGAACACTCCGACCTCAGGCTATGGAAGAGTTAGCTTCTCAACTGTTAGTCACCGAATGAATTCCGTCTTTTGTTCGCCTGCAGCTTGTTCTCAACTCAGCATCACAACGTAGCCGGTTAACCTTCCGTCGAGACGGGCATGGCGACCCGACGCGCTCTCAATTGTTACAACTCACTGGACAGAGGAGGACGGAACTGCACGAGCTGGTGACCGTTACCCACACCACTAACCTCGCTGCCGTAGCTCGAGTAGCTAGACCGTTTAAGTGAACGCGTAGGATACTGGCGGCGGTAGCTGTTGCATTTACGGGAAATAGTGACCTACAGTGCCGCCGCCGCTCAGCCGGGGCCTACAACCGCGTTCAGTTGATCCCTCAACCTAGCGGGCGATTTAGACAAATGAATAGCATTGCTATTTGCTAACTAGCTATTTGCTAACTAgctcgctagctagctagctataCACCAGTTAGCTAGCGAGTGTGTCCAGAGCTAACGTCACGGGTAATCACGCTAGGTGCCGTGTCCCCGCAGCTAACTAGCGCCTCGACCGTCTTCCTCTTGCTGACGCGCTCCGCAGTTACCTGTCTGGCTCGTTGTACAGCATCGGCGAAAGCATCGTTTTTCATTCCCGCGTTGACTCCATTAGTCGGCAGACCGCCGTATTCAGACATGCTGCTCACAAGGGGCAAACAGACACACGGGGGGCAGGCAGGATGGCTTTAGCCGGGTCGAGCTGCGCAGAAGCGGGAAGGATAAAGaccagcggaggaggaggaggggggacaccAACGTGAGTAAAGGCAGAACCGCGCCGGCGAGCTTCACAGCTTAAAACAACCAATCAGTCCGTCTTCCACCATCCGCCCgggttttctttctcctcttcttcgtcgtcgCACTGTTGCGGCAGGTGGACGGCCAACGTTGCAATGGGAAAACACCCCCACCTGCTGTGCTGGAGTGTGAACTGCACCGCAAGAGCGCTTTGCCCTAGAAGTTGTCAATAATTGGGCAAATTTGTATTTagtcatttatttacattttcctgaagacaTCGAGACGCTATTTCATCACTTCATTATTACACCACAacgtgcaatttttttttcatccaatgCAATATTTAGATATATGCATATTTatctattatattttttaaagcctcaaatcaaaatcactgTATTCAATctaaaccactgcacattttagccttATTTTCATAAGGACAATACTTTACTTTAACACTCTGTATGTATAgcttctatttttattgtatattttgtaatattttgctacctcttccctgatgccttgaTTCTTGCTGCTGAGTGAATTTCCCCtgtgtgggattaataaaatCTTATCTTGTCTCAATTTATCTGGGGACAGGAGCTCCGATCGGACTGGACATCAAGGGTTCTCATGCAGTCAGGAAGACATAAAAGAAAACGTATTAATAAACTAATGTATACAATagtatataaatattcatatactataaagaaaaaagtaaacatatttatttactaCGAAGAAATTAAAGGAAACTTATTTATATAGTAAAgattaattaaagaaaacatattaATTTACTTAgaaatacctttaaaaaaatattatttatatgaaatttACAAACTCTTTGAGTGAGGTTAGTCAGGTCAATGACTGGTCATTGTCGTCTGTTTCCATCTGTTTAAAGATCTACCAATCCTCACCTGTCTGCATCTAAGTCAACTCAGTCCATTAAAACATTGTTCAggccacaaacacactcagtaTACTGTCATATCTGTCATCACTTCATAACTTGTCCAGCAGACGGCAGTGCATGACTATGACTGCCTTGCAGATTTATAAATATTGCAGCACATACTCAGGCCCATACAATTTCAAAGACAGAGGCTATAATGTACAGGGAGACAATAACAATTTGTGTAGTGCACAAATATTCCATACTTCTCTACATGTAAAAgcttttttatcatcattataattAGTTGTGTGCCTCTATCCTTTGGGATTTTCAGCAATAAGTAGCTGATATTATTATAACATTGTCCCTTTTAGAAATCAAGAGCAGTGGGCAACAATGAGAAAGATGACGAGGATAAAATGACTGTGACAGTGGTTCATTTAGTGTTGAAATGATAACTACATCAATGGTCTGCTGAGGTTACACCTGCAGTGTCGTAATTGACAAAGTGGAAGCATACCAGTTAAATACTGCCTCTATTTGCCCAACAAATTATACTAAACTAAACTTAGTCCAGGAAAGTTCTGACAGGATCCATAATAGAACATTACCAAAAAGATGGGATGGATCATATTTGTTGAAGTCAAACTTCATATCAGCTGTTCCTTTTTTGTGATTCATCATGGCTGCATTTGCTTGTACACTGTACAGCTTGAGCTACTCTGTGAACCTACACAGAATAGACCAGATGGCCTAATGTGTTTATATCCACGTAAGACTCAGCTAAGTATGATTTTATTTGCAACTGTTGCACTGCAACTAAAGCCTGGCATGAACGAAGTGACCGTCTGTTAATACTTTCATGCAGTGGTTTCCTACATCTGTAACATCAAATGGGAACGCGAGACACTTAACAAAAGCAGCACCAAGCACAAATGTATTTGCACATTCCATAATAAATACTAACACGTCAAAAAGTTAATTGGCcttaaatttcatttcatattatttaaTGATACAGACCGTTGCACCTTGTTATTTATGAAAATACTGGACTGAACATAAGAAAACCAACACATCTGTTTGCATAGGAATACATTATAAAATATGAGCTTTAGCGTTTGTAACATTTGTTTAAGACATGTCAATCAAAGTGCTGACTCGCTAACTTCACCGGTGTGCAGCGATTTCAGGATCCACTTGCAGGACAGGAAATTGGAGCAATCCCCTACCAGTCCTTTATCTTCTCTATGTACCACCtaggagaaaaaataatgccGTAGGAATGTAACATGGCCACTAATTTTGGTCACACCTTTTTCCCCGTTAGTTCTCAGACAAGCTCATGCAAGTATCCATCTGTAAAAGtcattgcagcagcaggagcctAATTGATTAACTTTCACTCAACTGCATGCAACATATCACACTTGAAACTCTCCACAGCAGCTGGCAGTTCAGGTGAGGTCCATATACAACCCTgatctcttctccttccacggTTTATTTTCCACCCTACAACCTGAAATGTCAATACTTGCGATCACAGGGCAGTGCATTCATCCACCAATCATGCACTGCCAACAGATCTGCACGTGCATGTTGATAAAAGCCACCCCCGAATCATCCATCCCTTTTCTAGCCTTTCCCTTTCCCTGCCCTCCTACCCTCAATGTCCACACCCAGGACTATCCTCGTGTACTCGTAGACCACGTAGGACACACTGACAGCGGGAATGACTTTCAGCAGGTTGGGGGAAATTCCTCTATAAAGTCCGGCCACGCCTTCCTGAGTCACGATGTTGTGAAGCAAAGCCAACATGGAGGGTTTAGGAGCTTCCTTCTCTAGAgctggggagagaaaaaccagGTGAGCTTCACACAACACATTCTGATCTCTCATTAAATGTAAGTCTACAAGGGGACCTTGagttaatcacttttttttttctcaaaccacTGTTCCTTTTCACTGTCCCTGGTAACACAACGTTTGTTTGAATTTCTGACCAACGTCTCTAAGTTTGAATTGCATTTCAGTAGCAAACTTTAGGCAAGTTGattcagacaggaaacaggggagagagagaaatagtaTCACATGCAACAAAAGTCCAAGGTGGAACTCAAACCACAGACATTGCGGTTATGTGGCGTGACCTGTAACCGTTCGGCCACCAGAGCACTGTGGATGAGTTGATTCTTAAAATGGACATGCTTCCTTTGTGCATCCAGATCAGagacaaatcaaataaaacctgaataaatgagaggagaaaagggtAATTGAATGGTTTGATAAGTATAAAGACGACGTGTCTGTGATGTGTAGGGATAATCTTACACCAGAATGGTGTTCATCCCTCCAGTACAGCTCAGAGACATGGAGAATATACACCAAGCAGGCCTGCAGCTGTACTGGTGGGTTGCGGAGGCTCCACACCAGACACTTTATTTTGGatttctgttcatctgtcaCCCACCTGTGTCTATATTAGTATGACCCTTACCCAGTGCCTGCATTCGAGTGCGGATCAGTGCCAGCGGGTAACTCGCTAGCTGTCCACAGGTGCTGGAGGCGGCACCACAGCCGACCAGCACCATGACCCCTGGGTCGGCAACACCTATGTTCCTGTTCAGCCAGGCAAACTTCAGAGTCTGAGGAATAAAGAGCGCACGAAGAAGGTGAACACTGAGGAGATACAGTAGAGGAAATGCTGCGAGGGCTTTGTGCCGTCGTGTCTCTCTGACCTCATACACAGCCAGGTCAATGCCAGCGTAAGGGACGATAGCCAGCAAGTTCGGTACGTAACCCTTGTAGAAGGCTGCGACACCTTCCCGCTGTAGGATCCGTTTGGCGCAGTCTGCGATTCCTGAGAACTGGCCGGTTTTCCGCAGTGTGAGACGGGTCTTCAGCAcctggagggaaaacaaagaggagaggtAGAAAAGTAGAcaagaagaagagtgaagagAAAATCAGTCATTTCACTGGTCATGCAAACCAGGACCAGTGTGTTTTCTTGATCCCatatgaatgtttttatgtGTATTACCCTGACATTACCTCCATTGGGTAGATGGCTGTCTGGGCTATAGCTCCGGCCAGAGAGCCGGCAACAAACCTCTCATGAACCTTCAGATTTCTTGTTTCGTTGCTGCCACGCATCACACTCTTGATCTAGAGCAACAGGCAGAGTAAAATAATCCTAATTTGCGAGAGTACTATGATCTTGAACATTTGATAAAGATGGAGTATTGCTTAAAGACAGAGTTGgatcttttgttttcttgctgagaCTTAGATAAAAGGCTTGACACCACTCATGTTAatccattcaaaaaaagaagaaaaaaacccagtatGTTGTAGTCTCATGGGGTTTTATGTGCTTGGCTATTCCTTGGCTATGAGTAGCGACCTCTTAAGGCCACTGTGAGGTCGCTATACAACCAGTGTAACTGCCAGTATGTCACAGCTTCCACTTGCTGCCGTCTACTCAACCTTTTCATAGGCTGTGAACTTGATCGCAGTCTCTGGGGCAATCTTAAGGACATTGATTCCATTGCCTCTCCACAACGACCGCAGTCCTCCTTCTTTCAACATGGACTGAAAACCGCTCAGCACGTTCCCTTTGAAGACAGAGAAACCATGAACCTGGAAGAGCGGAGCAAGGCGGTTATCACTTAGTGTAAGGCATTAACAGCTGActgaaaaaaggaacattttcgACAAGATCATAAACTGTCCCTTATTGACCTGTCGGAAAACTTTAAGACGGTCCAGGGGGGCGGTTCCCGTCCGAGACACCGATCCAGCCACGGCTCCGGCCATCAGCTGCCGCCACACATACCCagacttcttctcctcctctgaaaaTTCATCTGGGATCGTCAGCTGCTCACCTATATCCAACATCTACTGAAGTTATAGTTGAGGACAATAAAGGGAAGAGAAGACCGACAGAGTTTAGCACACTAAAGTAGACCCTGCACTGCTGTTTTGTTGAAGGGTGCATAACCTCACCATTGAACGTTTCCAGTAGCGTGCCACGTCCTCCATGTTAGTGAGGGGGTTAAAGAGGAAGTAGTCACGCCACTCGTTCCAGTCAATGGTCATGGTGCCATCCTTGTCCATTCTGGGTGACAAATGCATATAAACAAATGGGGCAAATTATGTTAAGTTATGACACTGGCTTACAGAAGGTAGGAACAATAATTTGCTCATGGTCAGACATGATGAAGAGTCCTTCAGTTCCCTGCAGGACAACAATGTATGAGAAGACGCTTCTTGGTTTACCACAATCTGACCTAACAGAGGAACTGAATGTGCAAAAACCCCAGTTCTTCTGTTGTAAAAATTCAGTAAACTCATTGCCTGGGTGATTTTGTCAAAGGGTTTCTGAGAAGGGATATGTGCATAAGGAGGAATATCAGGGGGGATGAATCATCAAAGTTTTGATTGTCAAACCAAACACCATGTTCTGCTGTCATTTCAACACCTCTACACTTACACCAGTCAGGTGAAGGAGTGTTTTGCCTTCACAAAGAGTGAAACTTTGATCAATCATATCAGGATACAAAGCTCCGATGAGTGATGTTTAAAACAGTTGTCTAATCTCATTGTACATCAAAATATTTGATGGACTGAGCTGTTCAGATCCAACTACAAACCCTTCTTTCGACACCCCCAGAGAGCAGTGATAAGAGGAAGTGGGATTTGTTCTCTTCAAATGGTAAAGCGGTCGAAACCTCAATTTCGAGCTCATCCTTGAGCCATTGACTGTTTGTTACTGATCTTCTATGTGAACGAGTTCAGCCTCAAATACAAAGGTAATGCAGATTAACTGAGAGTTGTGAACATCCACCTCAGGTTTTTCTATTCAGTGAAGGTTCTTTCTTAACATCCCGATTTGATATGCAATCAGACttcaacacacactgtttgcATACCGTAGCAAAATCCTGTTGGCATCCTCGAGGCTGATGTCCACACCGATGCCGTGTAGACAGTGCTGGATCTCGGCTGCATCTATCTGACCTGTAATTATCCACCAATCACACACAGTGAGAATTGACAACATAGTGCAATTAATTATTATATCAAGTGTGTTCATAGACGTGTACAGACCATCGTTGTTCCTGTCCAGTCTGCTAAACATGAGTTTGAGCTGTTTTTCATGGGCGCGAAGATACtgtgtgaactcttcaaagTCCAGGACTCCATCCTGGTTGGTGTCCCCGGTCTGGACAAGCTGAAAGACAGAGACGACCAATTTTTAGAATGCATGGGGCTACTGCGGTAAAGTGATGCCGTGCCGTTGGAACGACATTCACAGATTCTGACTCTCCGGATCAATAACTGATCACCTCACACATCAGTGATCTT is drawn from Scophthalmus maximus strain ysfricsl-2021 chromosome 8, ASM2237912v1, whole genome shotgun sequence and contains these coding sequences:
- the LOC118312109 gene encoding calcium-binding mitochondrial carrier protein SCaMC-1-like isoform X3 — encoded protein: MGARRTWFPRVHCQDSEPPGPDCEREKRYAELFDQLDLNKDGCIDIRELRTGLAGRGISRRSLERLVQTGDTNQDGVLDFEEFTQYLRAHEKQLKLMFSRLDRNNDGQIDAAEIQHCLHGIGVDISLEDANRILLRMDKDGTMTIDWNEWRDYFLFNPLTNMEDVARYWKRSMMLDIGEQLTIPDEFSEEEKKSGYVWRQLMAGAVAGSVSRTGTAPLDRLKVFRQVHGFSVFKGNVLSGFQSMLKEGGLRSLWRGNGINVLKIAPETAIKFTAYEKIKSVMRGSNETRNLKVHERFVAGSLAGAIAQTAIYPMEVLKTRLTLRKTGQFSGIADCAKRILQREGVAAFYKGYVPNLLAIVPYAGIDLAVYETLKFAWLNRNIGVADPGVMVLVGCGAASSTCGQLASYPLALIRTRMQALGKGHTNIDTGG